Proteins encoded together in one Micromonospora kangleipakensis window:
- a CDS encoding 50S ribosomal protein L25/general stress protein Ctc: MSEVKISAEPRTEFGKGGARRTRRAGKVPAVLYGHGEKPKHIALPVREFAAAIRKGGANQLFAIEVSDGTQVLALPKAIQRDPIKDTFEHVDLLLVRRGEKVTVEVPVQLTGEAARDTLIVHDHDTLSVTADATKVPDHLEASIDGAVPGVQVTAGDVELPAGVELAADPELPVATVTAAPTAEQLEATLPEVEVAAEEAEAEVGEETTAAEGAETPAGEGAPAEARTEA, encoded by the coding sequence GTGTCCGAGGTAAAGATCAGCGCCGAGCCCCGTACCGAGTTCGGCAAGGGTGGTGCCCGTCGTACCCGCCGGGCCGGCAAGGTGCCCGCCGTGCTGTACGGCCACGGCGAGAAGCCCAAGCACATCGCGCTCCCGGTGCGTGAGTTCGCGGCCGCGATCCGCAAGGGTGGCGCCAACCAGCTCTTCGCGATCGAGGTGAGCGACGGCACCCAGGTGCTGGCGCTGCCGAAGGCGATCCAGCGTGACCCGATCAAGGACACCTTCGAGCACGTCGACCTGCTGCTGGTCCGCCGCGGCGAGAAGGTCACCGTCGAGGTCCCGGTCCAGCTGACCGGTGAGGCCGCGAGGGACACGCTGATCGTGCACGACCACGACACCCTCTCGGTGACCGCCGACGCCACCAAGGTGCCGGACCACCTGGAGGCCTCGATCGACGGCGCGGTGCCGGGCGTCCAGGTCACCGCCGGCGACGTCGAGCTGCCGGCCGGCGTCGAGCTGGCCGCCGACCCGGAGCTGCCGGTCGCCACGGTGACCGCCGCCCCGACCGCCGAGCAGCTCGAGGCCACCCTCCCCGAGGTCGAGGTGGCCGCCGAGGAGGCCGAGGCCGAGGTCGGCGAGGAGACCACCGCCGCCGAGGGTGCCGAGACGCCGGCCGGCGAGGGTGCCCCGGCCGAGGCGCGTACCGAGGCCTGA
- the pth gene encoding aminoacyl-tRNA hydrolase, whose product MTDEAGPWLVVGLGNPGREYAGNRHNVGFMVAELLAGRVGGKFGRHKRAVAEVAEGRLGFGGPKLVLVKPLTYMNLSGGPVVALAQFHKIPPGRVIAVHDELDIPYGQVRVKCGGGEGGHNGLRSMSKSLGTKEYVRVRFGVGRPPGRQDPADYVLSDFSAAERKELEFLVDRAADVVESVITRGVEPTQNLYHGG is encoded by the coding sequence GTGACGGACGAGGCGGGGCCGTGGCTGGTGGTCGGCCTGGGCAACCCCGGTCGGGAGTACGCGGGTAACCGGCACAACGTCGGCTTCATGGTGGCCGAGCTGCTCGCCGGCCGGGTGGGCGGGAAGTTCGGCCGGCACAAGCGCGCGGTGGCGGAGGTCGCCGAGGGGCGGCTCGGCTTCGGCGGGCCGAAGCTGGTGTTGGTGAAGCCACTGACGTACATGAACCTCTCCGGTGGCCCGGTCGTCGCGCTGGCCCAGTTCCACAAGATCCCGCCGGGCCGGGTGATCGCGGTGCACGACGAACTGGACATCCCGTACGGGCAGGTACGGGTGAAGTGCGGCGGCGGCGAGGGCGGGCACAACGGGCTGCGGTCGATGTCGAAGTCGCTCGGCACGAAGGAGTACGTCCGGGTGCGGTTCGGCGTCGGCCGGCCGCCGGGGCGGCAGGACCCGGCCGACTACGTGCTGTCGGACTTCTCCGCGGCGGAGCGCAAGGAGCTGGAGTTCCTGGTCGACCGCGCGGCGGACGTGGTGGAGTCGGTGATCACCCGCGGCGTGGAGCCGACGCAGAACCTCTATCACGGCGGCTGA
- a CDS encoding inositol monophosphatase family protein, which produces MGSPPMIDGAFARWLAARAGQALVNLRAEMGFADAGALKAAGDKDSHDLIRTELAKWRPADAVLSEEDEGSRLAWTAEVSSDAVSRLNADRVWIIDPLDGTREFAEEGRSDWGVHVALWARHAPTPHGLVAGAVGLPAQHRVLGTDYPPAYPPMTLEAATAGGERTIRLAASRSRPPVFLTDLAADVGAHLVPMGSAGAKIAAVVTGEVDAYIHAGGQYEWDSAAPVAVATATGLHASRIDGSALKYNEADPRLPDLLVCRKDLASRLLAALQRHSG; this is translated from the coding sequence ATGGGCAGTCCTCCGATGATCGACGGCGCGTTCGCCCGGTGGTTGGCGGCGCGGGCCGGTCAGGCGCTGGTCAACCTGCGCGCGGAGATGGGTTTCGCGGACGCGGGGGCGTTGAAGGCGGCCGGGGACAAGGACTCGCACGACCTGATCCGCACCGAGCTGGCGAAGTGGCGCCCGGCCGACGCGGTGCTCTCCGAGGAGGACGAGGGTTCCCGGCTGGCCTGGACGGCCGAGGTGAGCAGCGACGCGGTGTCCCGGCTGAACGCCGACCGGGTCTGGATCATCGACCCGCTGGACGGCACCCGGGAGTTCGCCGAGGAGGGGCGCTCGGACTGGGGGGTGCACGTGGCGCTCTGGGCGCGGCACGCGCCGACCCCGCACGGCCTGGTCGCGGGCGCGGTGGGGCTGCCGGCGCAGCACCGGGTGCTGGGCACGGACTACCCGCCGGCGTACCCGCCGATGACGTTGGAGGCGGCCACGGCGGGTGGCGAACGGACCATCCGGTTGGCGGCCAGTCGTAGCCGTCCGCCGGTTTTCCTGACCGATCTGGCAGCGGACGTCGGCGCGCATCTGGTGCCGATGGGCTCGGCGGGCGCGAAGATCGCCGCTGTGGTCACCGGTGAGGTCGACGCGTACATCCACGCCGGCGGTCAGTACGAGTGGGATTCGGCCGCTCCGGTCGCTGTGGCGACGGCCACCGGACTGCATGCTTCCCGGATCGACGGTTCTGCGCTGAAATACAACGAGGCCGACCCGCGTCTGCCCGACCTGCTGGTCTGTCGCAAGGATCTCGCCAGTCGGTTGCTTGCAGCGCTGCAGCGACATTCCGGGTAA
- the cysD gene encoding sulfate adenylyltransferase subunit CysD — translation MTAPAAYQVSHLDALEAESIFVMREVVAEMERPVLLFSGGKDSIVMLRLAQKAFAPANIPFSVMHVDTGHNFPEVLEYRDQRVAELGLQLIVASVPEALAKGMVREAADGTRNRIQTPVLLEAVEKHRFDALFGGARRDEEKARAKERVFSFRDEFGQWDPKNQRPELWSLYNGRHHPGESIRVFPLSNWTELDVWHYIARERIPLPSIYYAHEREVIERDGMLYAVNEFFRPRAGEERFKAQVRYRTVGDASCTAAVRSDADTVERVIEEVAATRITERGATRGDDRVSEAAMEDRKREGYF, via the coding sequence ATGACCGCCCCCGCCGCGTACCAGGTCTCGCACCTCGACGCGCTCGAGGCCGAGAGCATCTTCGTGATGCGCGAGGTGGTCGCGGAGATGGAGCGCCCGGTGCTGCTCTTCTCCGGTGGCAAGGACTCGATCGTGATGCTCCGGTTGGCCCAGAAGGCGTTCGCCCCGGCCAACATCCCGTTTTCGGTGATGCACGTCGACACCGGGCACAACTTCCCCGAGGTCCTGGAGTACCGCGACCAGCGGGTCGCGGAGCTGGGCCTGCAGCTGATCGTGGCAAGCGTGCCCGAGGCCCTGGCCAAGGGGATGGTCCGCGAGGCGGCGGACGGGACGCGCAACCGCATCCAGACCCCCGTGCTCCTCGAGGCGGTGGAGAAGCACCGCTTCGACGCGCTCTTCGGCGGCGCCCGCCGGGACGAGGAGAAGGCCCGGGCCAAGGAGCGGGTGTTCAGCTTCCGCGACGAGTTCGGCCAGTGGGACCCGAAGAACCAGCGTCCCGAGCTGTGGTCGCTCTACAACGGCCGGCACCACCCGGGCGAGTCGATCCGGGTCTTCCCGCTCTCCAACTGGACCGAGCTGGACGTCTGGCACTACATCGCCCGCGAGCGGATCCCGCTGCCGTCGATCTACTACGCGCACGAGCGCGAGGTGATCGAGCGGGACGGCATGCTGTACGCGGTCAACGAGTTCTTCCGCCCCCGGGCGGGCGAGGAGCGGTTCAAGGCGCAGGTGCGCTACCGCACGGTGGGTGACGCCTCCTGCACCGCCGCCGTCCGCTCGGACGCCGACACGGTGGAGCGGGTTATCGAGGAGGTCGCCGCGACCCGGATCACCGAGCGCGGCGCGACCCGCGGTGACGACCGGGTCAGCGAGGCCGCCATGGAGGACCGCAAGCGGGAGGGCTACTTCTGA